A single Thermoanaerobacterium sp. RBIITD DNA region contains:
- a CDS encoding alkyl sulfatase-like hydrolase: protein MNIKKTIASLLIGSILLTGIAAYAGTANENTTQKTQVNSSYVPPRYGRTQMVDFLSNLLGKTKEEVLKLLDSNKTLAQIAVENGVKLEDFKKAMLQERTDYIDQMVKDGILTEERAKEIKDLLKKRINACDGTGNCGAGLGIGYGRGNGFGRGRGAGLGRNIQ from the coding sequence ATGAACATCAAAAAAACAATTGCATCATTACTTATAGGAAGCATTCTTTTAACAGGAATTGCTGCATATGCAGGAACTGCAAATGAGAATACAACACAAAAAACACAAGTAAATTCATCTTATGTACCGCCGAGATATGGAAGGACACAAATGGTTGATTTTCTCTCTAACCTCTTAGGAAAGACTAAAGAAGAAGTACTAAAACTTCTCGACTCCAACAAAACATTAGCACAAATAGCCGTAGAAAATGGTGTAAAATTAGAAGACTTCAAAAAGGCTATGCTTCAAGAAAGAACAGATTATATCGATCAAATGGTTAAAGACGGTATTTTAACAGAAGAAAGAGCAAAAGAAATTAAGGACTTGCTAAAGAAAAGAATAAATGCATGTGATGGCACAGGAAATTGTGGAGCAGGACTTGGTATAGGATATGGAAGAGGCAATGGATTTGGCAGAGGACGTGGAGCAGGTTTAGGCCGAAATATACAGTAG
- a CDS encoding response regulator transcription factor, which translates to MPQKVLVIEDEEGMRDILKTYLENNDYKVYFAEDGKTGINIFKNNSIDIVLLDVMLPDISGWNVLKTIRETSKVPVMMITARSEEYDRLLGFDLGADDYVVKPFSPREVVARIKAILSRSNCKEPNSTISYSGITIDLDSRDVYVDKKKIELTPKEFDLLSLLAKNIGKVVTREKCLNNVWGYEFYGDLRTVDTHIKQLREKLGKKRDLIKTVWGYGYKLGGD; encoded by the coding sequence ATGCCGCAAAAAGTACTGGTCATTGAAGATGAAGAAGGTATGAGGGATATATTAAAAACATATCTTGAAAATAATGATTATAAAGTATATTTTGCTGAAGATGGCAAAACAGGCATAAATATTTTTAAAAATAATTCTATCGATATAGTTTTACTTGATGTAATGCTTCCAGATATAAGTGGATGGAATGTTTTAAAAACAATAAGGGAAACATCAAAGGTACCAGTAATGATGATAACTGCCCGCAGTGAAGAATATGACAGGCTTTTAGGTTTTGACCTTGGAGCAGATGATTATGTTGTTAAACCATTTAGTCCAAGAGAAGTTGTGGCAAGGATAAAGGCTATTTTATCAAGATCAAACTGTAAAGAGCCAAATAGTACTATATCATATTCAGGCATAACTATTGATTTAGATTCAAGGGATGTTTATGTAGATAAGAAAAAAATAGAGCTAACACCAAAAGAATTTGATCTTTTAAGCTTATTAGCAAAAAACATAGGGAAAGTTGTAACACGGGAGAAATGCCTTAATAATGTTTGGGGTTATGAATTCTATGGTGATTTGCGAACAGTAGATACACATATAAAACAATTAAGAGAAAAACTCGGAAAAAAAAGAGATCTGATAAAAACTGTTTGGGGATATGGATATAAATTGGGTGGTGATTAA
- a CDS encoding HAMP domain-containing sensor histidine kinase — MKGIRGKLFMTYIIITGLIFLLFYLSQVVFIEKIYTYYKVNQLKSYSSKIINSINKNNDKTINELIDESNAKVSVITDEGNIILGSHGNGPGGGLGIPRIYLNTDKKISVIEFTHPVLGVKYLAVINSFTYKSQGAKLIMSIPMSIITDTAAIFKEEFFLILLISIIIIIIVSSIMSKKLTKPINNLKKAAHDIASGNLNVKIDLKTSDEIEDLAASMNDMAVNLNRAEKFRKDLIANITHDLKTPLGLIKGYCEMLLDFYGDDKHKRDAYLNTMIKEVDRMSKMIDNVLSLSKLQSGLIKLNISSFNLKSLVEEVVNSFEPLLREKNINIKMDNIDVMVNADKELIRRVFINIISNSIKSIKDSGVITITSMQDDGYVKIKISDTGKGMSKEDLQNIFKKFYKGEQSGTGLGLAIVKEILDLHGSKYFFESEINKGTSFFFTLNIKGAVAQLTE, encoded by the coding sequence TTGAAAGGCATCAGGGGAAAATTGTTTATGACATATATAATAATAACAGGATTGATATTTTTATTGTTCTATTTATCACAGGTTGTATTTATTGAAAAAATATATACATATTATAAAGTTAACCAGTTAAAAAGTTATAGTTCTAAAATTATAAATTCAATTAACAAAAACAATGATAAAACCATAAATGAGCTTATTGACGAATCAAATGCCAAAGTTTCGGTAATAACTGACGAAGGTAATATAATATTAGGATCGCATGGAAATGGTCCAGGTGGCGGCTTGGGGATTCCCAGAATTTATTTAAATACTGATAAAAAAATAAGTGTCATAGAATTTACTCATCCGGTACTTGGTGTAAAATACCTTGCTGTTATTAATTCATTTACTTATAAATCGCAAGGTGCAAAATTAATAATGAGTATACCTATGTCTATAATTACTGATACCGCTGCAATATTTAAAGAGGAATTTTTCCTTATTCTATTGATTTCTATTATTATAATAATTATTGTATCATCTATCATGTCAAAAAAACTCACAAAACCGATTAATAATTTAAAAAAGGCAGCACATGACATTGCTTCAGGTAACCTTAATGTAAAAATAGATTTAAAAACAAGTGATGAAATAGAAGACCTAGCAGCATCAATGAATGATATGGCGGTAAATCTCAATAGGGCCGAAAAATTCAGAAAGGATTTAATAGCTAATATTACCCATGATCTAAAAACGCCCCTTGGTCTTATTAAAGGTTATTGCGAAATGTTATTAGATTTTTATGGTGATGATAAACATAAAAGAGATGCATATTTAAATACTATGATTAAAGAAGTTGATAGGATGTCAAAGATGATAGATAATGTTTTATCGCTATCAAAACTTCAATCGGGTCTTATTAAATTGAACATATCATCATTTAATTTGAAAAGTTTAGTTGAGGAAGTAGTAAATAGCTTTGAACCATTATTACGCGAAAAAAATATAAATATCAAAATGGATAATATTGATGTAATGGTAAATGCTGATAAGGAATTAATAAGAAGAGTTTTTATAAATATCATAAGCAACTCTATAAAAAGCATAAAGGATTCAGGGGTTATTACAATTACTTCAATGCAAGATGATGGATATGTAAAAATTAAGATATCTGACACAGGTAAAGGTATGAGCAAAGAAGACCTTCAAAATATCTTTAAAAAATTTTATAAGGGTGAACAATCAGGTACAGGACTTGGACTTGCGATAGTAAAAGAAATCCTTGATTTGCATGGAAGTAAATACTTTTTTGAAAGCGAAATAAATAAGGGCACCTCGTTCTTCTTCACATTAAATATAAAAGGGGCTGTTGCACAACTGACTGAATAG
- a CDS encoding IS1182 family transposase → MQKSKLYNKNYTQFNGCYQLVLPLNCEMLIPEDDSVRLLSQILEGLNYEKLYKAYSFTGRKPAVEPKILFKVLTYAYMNNIYSSRKIESACKRDINFMWLLEGSKAPDHSTIARFRKEYLADAMEDLFYQLVQHLHEIGEVKFEHLFVDGTKIEANANRYTFVWKKAINKNQAKMFTKIQSCIESINLTYMTNFTVTKETLLDDIEKIIDYLKKKKEEEQIEFVHGIGKRKSKLQKFNEELEKFYERQKNYDTHNQLLDGRNSYSKTDPDATFMHMKDDHMNNSQLKPGYNVQIGVESEYVTGVGIFQDRSDNTTLIPFLNDMESNLGNKYQNIIADSGYESEENYLYLEEKNQKYYIKPQTYEKWKKKSFKNDISKRENMVYDKDKDEYTCHNRKQLRPIGIIYRTSASGYRSEITVYECEDCNNCPYKSKCTKARGNRKMQVSKTFVEKRQISYENITSEEGILLRVNRSIQVEGAFGVLKNDYQFNRFLTRGKNSVKTEFMLLCFSYDVNKLHAKIQNERCEKHLHGIKIA, encoded by the coding sequence ATGCAAAAAAGTAAATTATACAATAAGAATTATACACAATTTAATGGATGTTATCAATTAGTTCTTCCATTAAATTGTGAAATGTTAATACCAGAGGATGATTCGGTTCGCCTGCTTAGCCAAATATTGGAGGGATTGAATTACGAAAAGTTGTACAAGGCATATTCTTTCACTGGAAGAAAACCTGCAGTAGAGCCAAAAATCCTGTTTAAGGTATTAACTTATGCTTACATGAATAACATTTATTCCAGCAGAAAGATAGAAAGTGCATGCAAAAGGGATATTAATTTTATGTGGTTGCTTGAAGGAAGCAAAGCACCTGACCACTCTACTATTGCCAGATTCCGCAAGGAATATCTCGCCGATGCAATGGAAGATTTGTTTTATCAGTTGGTACAGCATCTCCATGAAATAGGTGAAGTAAAGTTTGAGCATCTCTTCGTAGACGGTACAAAGATTGAAGCCAATGCTAACCGCTATACATTTGTATGGAAAAAGGCTATTAATAAAAATCAAGCAAAGATGTTTACAAAAATACAATCTTGCATAGAATCAATTAATCTTACGTATATGACTAATTTTACTGTTACTAAAGAAACTTTATTGGATGACATAGAAAAGATAATTGACTATCTTAAAAAGAAAAAAGAAGAAGAGCAGATAGAATTTGTTCATGGTATAGGGAAACGCAAGTCAAAACTCCAAAAATTTAATGAAGAGCTAGAGAAGTTTTACGAACGTCAAAAGAACTATGATACACACAATCAATTATTGGATGGAAGGAATAGTTATTCTAAAACTGATCCAGATGCAACATTTATGCATATGAAAGATGACCACATGAACAACTCTCAATTAAAGCCAGGATACAATGTGCAGATTGGGGTTGAAAGTGAGTATGTCACTGGTGTTGGTATATTTCAGGACAGGTCTGACAACACTACCCTTATTCCATTTCTAAATGATATGGAATCAAATTTAGGAAACAAATATCAAAATATCATAGCGGACTCTGGATATGAGAGTGAAGAAAACTATCTGTATTTGGAAGAAAAAAATCAAAAATACTACATAAAGCCGCAGACATATGAAAAGTGGAAGAAAAAAAGTTTTAAAAATGATATTAGTAAGCGTGAAAACATGGTTTATGATAAAGATAAAGATGAATATACCTGCCACAATAGAAAACAACTTAGACCAATTGGAATCATTTATAGGACTTCAGCAAGTGGCTACCGTTCAGAAATTACTGTATACGAATGTGAAGACTGCAACAATTGTCCATATAAATCAAAATGTACAAAAGCACGAGGCAACCGAAAGATGCAAGTATCAAAAACATTTGTAGAGAAGCGACAAATATCTTATGAGAATATCACATCTGAGGAGGGAATTCTCCTGAGAGTTAATCGTTCAATACAGGTAGAAGGTGCTTTTGGAGTTCTAAAAAATGATTACCAATTTAATAGATTTTTAACACGTGGGAAAAACAGTGTAAAAACGGAGTTTATGCTGTTATGTTTTTCCTACGATGTAAACAAACTGCATGCAAAAATACAGAATGAGAGATGTGAAAAGCACCTTCATGGAATAAAAATAGCCTGA
- a CDS encoding LuxR C-terminal-related transcriptional regulator produces MKSILSVEKGCEELINSYGESLLINVSPNIKFFDKVLSNEELAIRKDKNKHIISIIENLIRKNHIYDNLVKKGYFFIICDTDGYVVKLIYDEQLKNYFDALHFTEGISMRLKDCGTNAINLAIKTNKQVEINGKDHYCRLFSNWYCTAAPIIDYYSEKIIAYIDMTVVNKSYNKLRNIILSNISNYIEEIIMYRHEIYTTINSRLSLSDKLILTYLANGLNRKEIIKEMNISEATLRRYIEKLKIKLKAQNDIVLILNAINAGILDTCGNIL; encoded by the coding sequence ATGAAAAGTATACTGTCTGTTGAAAAAGGATGTGAAGAATTAATTAATTCATACGGAGAGTCATTACTCATAAATGTAAGCCCAAATATAAAGTTCTTTGATAAAGTACTGTCTAATGAAGAACTTGCAATACGTAAAGACAAAAATAAGCACATAATCTCAATAATAGAAAATTTAATAAGGAAAAATCATATATATGACAACTTAGTAAAAAAAGGTTATTTTTTTATAATATGCGATACAGATGGTTATGTGGTTAAGTTAATATATGATGAACAGCTAAAAAATTACTTTGATGCATTGCACTTTACGGAAGGTATTAGCATGAGACTTAAAGATTGCGGTACAAATGCAATTAATTTAGCAATAAAAACGAATAAGCAAGTTGAAATAAATGGAAAAGATCATTATTGCAGATTATTCAGTAATTGGTACTGTACTGCAGCACCTATCATAGATTACTACAGTGAAAAAATAATTGCATACATTGACATGACTGTAGTAAACAAATCATACAACAAACTACGAAATATTATATTAAGTAATATCTCAAATTATATTGAAGAAATAATTATGTATAGACATGAGATTTATACTACTATCAACAGTAGACTAAGTCTATCAGATAAATTGATTTTAACATATTTAGCAAATGGCTTGAATAGGAAAGAAATTATTAAGGAAATGAATATATCTGAAGCTACATTAAGAAGGTATATTGAAAAATTAAAAATCAAGTTAAAAGCACAAAATGATATTGTTTTAATTTTAAACGCCATAAATGCCGGTATTTTAGATACTTGTGGAAATATACTGTAA
- a CDS encoding ABC transporter permease subunit: protein MLTITKYTIKEMIKKRAFLLIAILTVGYLFIYGYGLSLAFHSSSSFIGNVPDIGKILLASQLLSAGLYFSNFIIAFLIVLTSVGAVSGDVESGAIYALLYKPLKRYEYVLGKFIGLGIIITVYSTLLFLSVIGLNIVFGTKVYLGLGNVFRALFFFDLGPVVLLSLVIASSSIMSTVNTGVLAVMTYGIAMIGGILEQMGSFFTDATSQGLSNVGIITSLILPTDVIFRKMNVELLTQNTGLSFLAQGPFGGTSQPSPIMFVYIIFYVCFLLYYGTKKFEKRDL, encoded by the coding sequence ATGCTGACAATAACGAAATACACCATCAAAGAGATGATTAAAAAGCGTGCATTCCTCCTAATTGCAATACTTACAGTAGGATATCTTTTTATTTATGGCTATGGATTGAGTTTAGCTTTTCATAGCAGCAGTTCCTTTATAGGCAATGTACCAGACATAGGCAAAATTTTACTTGCATCACAGCTTCTCTCTGCAGGGCTTTATTTTTCAAATTTTATAATCGCATTTTTGATAGTACTTACATCTGTAGGTGCCGTGTCAGGCGATGTGGAAAGTGGTGCTATATATGCTTTACTGTATAAACCTCTAAAAAGGTATGAATACGTACTTGGCAAATTTATAGGGCTTGGCATAATCATCACTGTATACAGCACATTGTTGTTTCTTTCAGTAATAGGGCTTAATATCGTTTTTGGCACGAAAGTATACTTAGGATTAGGAAACGTCTTCCGTGCATTATTCTTTTTTGACCTTGGTCCAGTAGTCCTTTTATCCTTAGTAATCGCTTCAAGTTCAATAATGTCAACTGTAAATACAGGTGTTTTAGCTGTAATGACATACGGCATCGCAATGATAGGAGGCATACTCGAACAAATGGGATCATTTTTCACAGATGCGACAAGTCAAGGTCTTTCAAATGTTGGTATTATCACAAGCTTAATTTTACCTACAGATGTGATATTTAGAAAGATGAATGTAGAACTTCTTACTCAAAATACAGGCTTAAGCTTTCTTGCACAAGGGCCCTTTGGCGGTACTTCACAGCCAAGTCCTATTATGTTTGTGTATATCATCTTCTACGTTTGTTTTTTGCTGTATTACGGAACAAAGAAATTTGAAAAAAGAGATTTGTAA
- a CDS encoding ABC transporter ATP-binding protein codes for MILETQNLTKQFDGKGGFKDVNISVDNGMVFGFLGPNGAGKSTFVKTMVGLLYPTSGFAWIMGEPIGTIESKRKIGFLPENFKYYGWMTGKELMKFHAELYKMKNPDKKIEELLELVKLKGHENKKIKNYSKGMQQRIGLAIALLNDPEIIFLDEPTSALDPVGRIDVREIIKRLKDNGKTVFLNSHLLSEVEMVCDEVAIINHGHVIADGKLENLLSKNTYVEMVISDYNSELIEKISNLAYDTVFKDGKLTFKVKDKDSIPKIAKTVVDSGAKLYQLDSKTSSLEDLFINIVGKDEDVC; via the coding sequence ATGATACTGGAAACGCAGAACCTTACAAAACAGTTTGATGGTAAAGGCGGATTTAAAGATGTAAATATATCTGTTGATAATGGTATGGTTTTTGGATTCCTTGGCCCAAATGGCGCCGGCAAAAGCACCTTTGTAAAAACTATGGTGGGGCTTTTATACCCCACCTCTGGTTTTGCATGGATTATGGGAGAACCTATTGGTACTATTGAATCAAAAAGAAAAATCGGATTTTTGCCTGAAAACTTCAAATATTACGGCTGGATGACAGGTAAAGAATTAATGAAATTTCATGCAGAATTATACAAAATGAAAAATCCAGATAAAAAAATCGAAGAACTTCTCGAGCTTGTTAAGCTTAAAGGACATGAAAACAAGAAAATAAAGAACTATAGCAAGGGTATGCAGCAGAGGATCGGCCTTGCCATAGCTCTTTTAAATGACCCAGAAATAATTTTTCTTGATGAACCAACCTCTGCACTTGACCCAGTTGGCAGAATTGATGTTAGAGAAATAATAAAAAGATTAAAAGATAATGGTAAAACAGTATTTTTAAACAGCCACCTTTTAAGTGAAGTTGAAATGGTATGTGATGAAGTCGCAATTATAAACCACGGGCATGTAATAGCAGATGGAAAGCTTGAAAACTTGTTAAGTAAAAACACTTATGTAGAGATGGTTATATCAGATTATAATAGCGAATTAATCGAAAAGATATCTAACTTAGCGTATGACACTGTATTTAAAGATGGCAAACTTACATTTAAAGTAAAAGATAAAGATAGTATTCCTAAGATCGCAAAAACTGTCGTAGATTCCGGAGCAAAACTGTATCAATTGGATTCAAAAACAAGTTCATTGGAAGATCTATTTATAAATATAGTTGGAAAGGATGAGGATGTATGCTGA
- a CDS encoding DUF2275 domain-containing protein: protein MCFDEGTLQSYLDGEIDDSLKEQIKKHLDTCKKCSSKLNELKNLNSFLDKALKTSSIDLNEAWQNLNKKINKEERGVFYMFKKYKKYVAAAAAVAVITASIALPPIQKVEAEILSLFRLNNFKTVTITPDDIQNIKNKFYQTGNKDIDLKQYGDIKVIGGDNSKEFNKDNLNEIKSYVGYNFKIPQDVDSFKIRDSIYVEKGQTVEFKLNVDKINNLIKTFGGNKLLPENLNEKTFKIILGNSVHISSTDKNESDSPKNISYGLDIMKTPEIIVPEGVDIEKVRDAVINMPFIPDDIRNQIASIKDWKTTIPFPVSDTDDIKDVTINGSKGIVISKKFQGSDILEVYSNLALNNNGVIYLFSGNNISPDELIKIAESMR, encoded by the coding sequence ATGTGCTTCGATGAAGGGACACTGCAATCATACTTAGACGGTGAAATAGATGATTCACTAAAAGAACAGATAAAAAAGCATCTTGATACGTGCAAAAAGTGTTCAAGTAAGCTTAATGAGCTTAAAAATTTAAATAGCTTTTTAGATAAAGCCTTAAAAACAAGTTCTATCGATCTCAATGAAGCATGGCAAAATCTGAATAAAAAGATCAATAAAGAAGAAAGAGGTGTATTCTATATGTTTAAAAAATACAAAAAGTATGTGGCAGCAGCCGCTGCGGTAGCTGTAATCACAGCATCTATAGCATTGCCACCTATACAAAAAGTAGAAGCAGAGATATTGAGCCTATTTAGACTCAACAACTTTAAAACTGTCACAATAACACCTGATGATATACAAAATATCAAAAATAAATTTTATCAGACTGGAAATAAGGATATCGACTTAAAACAATACGGTGATATAAAAGTAATTGGTGGTGATAATTCTAAGGAATTTAATAAAGACAATTTAAATGAAATAAAATCTTATGTTGGCTACAATTTTAAAATCCCTCAAGATGTGGACAGCTTCAAAATAAGAGACAGCATTTATGTGGAAAAAGGTCAAACTGTTGAATTTAAATTAAATGTAGATAAGATAAATAATCTAATAAAGACATTTGGAGGAAATAAGCTGCTGCCAGAGAACTTAAATGAAAAGACATTTAAAATAATTTTAGGCAATAGTGTGCATATATCTTCTACAGATAAAAATGAATCAGATTCTCCAAAAAATATAAGCTACGGACTTGATATAATGAAAACCCCTGAAATAATCGTACCTGAAGGTGTCGATATTGAAAAAGTCAGAGATGCCGTCATCAACATGCCATTCATTCCAGACGACATTCGAAATCAAATAGCCAGCATAAAAGACTGGAAAACCACAATACCATTTCCTGTGTCAGATACAGATGATATAAAAGACGTTACTATAAACGGCAGTAAAGGAATTGTAATATCAAAAAAATTCCAAGGTTCCGATATTTTAGAAGTATATTCAAATCTTGCGTTAAATAATAATGGTGTAATATATTTGTTCAGTGGAAACAATATTTCACCAGACGAGCTTATAAAAATAGCAGAATCAATGAGGTGA
- a CDS encoding RNA polymerase sigma factor SigX, whose product MFKIPDSFKDIFEKYYSKIYRQIALIINDEDKAQDIAQEVFIKLIKNPPHNDENIGGWLSKVAINQALNFIRSEKNLKSRELKVSQFNGDFISPEDIAIEKIEIDKVRKVLSKMDRRDMLCLVLKHSGYNYEEISISLGIKKSSVGTTIARAHKKFKELYEKGV is encoded by the coding sequence GTGTTCAAAATACCAGATTCATTCAAAGATATCTTTGAAAAATACTACAGTAAGATCTATCGACAAATAGCTCTTATTATAAACGATGAAGATAAAGCACAAGACATTGCGCAGGAAGTCTTCATCAAATTGATTAAAAACCCTCCCCACAATGATGAAAATATAGGAGGCTGGTTATCGAAAGTGGCTATTAATCAAGCACTAAACTTCATCCGCTCAGAAAAAAACCTTAAATCAAGGGAATTAAAAGTATCTCAGTTTAATGGCGATTTTATATCACCTGAGGACATAGCAATTGAAAAAATAGAGATAGACAAAGTTAGAAAAGTTTTGTCTAAAATGGATAGACGAGATATGCTTTGTCTCGTGCTGAAACACTCAGGATACAATTACGAGGAAATTTCCATATCGCTTGGAATAAAAAAATCATCTGTCGGAACAACAATAGCAAGAGCACACAAAAAATTTAAAGAGCTTTATGAAAAGGGGGTGTAG